In bacterium, one DNA window encodes the following:
- a CDS encoding DUF3570 domain-containing protein, producing MKNSKSISKSVAALTAALLGTTVTGASAQNHQETSILIYSEKNRIRATEGNFTLSKMLRNDYTLNLRLTYDGLTGATPTGASPSKYAQTITRASGGKTISVPAGEHPVDNSFKDTRFAAEAGLSRPLGRLNTLSFGAHASSEHDYTSLGINGGIARDFNRRNTTIGLSLAIARDVSKPVGGYHEPFSDIDAEIEDDRETRLERFSGKKRNVYDVIVSLTQVMDRQTLLVLNLSLNRANGYLTDPYKIISVVQAPDGEDPGEPATSIFENRPDSRSKNAVFAELRRNLGRSTAGLQYRYFWDSWGVAAHSIDATMRFDFNKRGAIHPRVRWYHQSEADVYQPFLVQGVPLPAYASSDSRLAAFDAYTFGMTYSVPVKNGSRLNLTAEYYAQRGDSSPPEAYGSLLTFDLFPKLDVIMLRVGYERDY from the coding sequence TTGAAGAACTCAAAGTCAATAAGCAAGTCAGTTGCTGCACTTACGGCAGCATTACTCGGTACAACGGTGACCGGTGCGTCTGCGCAGAATCACCAGGAGACTTCGATTCTGATTTACTCTGAAAAGAATCGAATCCGCGCTACCGAAGGCAATTTCACTTTGAGCAAAATGCTGAGAAACGACTATACACTGAATCTACGACTCACTTACGACGGTCTTACCGGCGCTACACCGACCGGTGCTTCACCCTCGAAGTATGCGCAGACAATTACTCGTGCCTCTGGCGGCAAGACCATCAGCGTTCCAGCAGGTGAGCACCCGGTGGATAATTCATTCAAGGATACGCGCTTCGCCGCTGAAGCCGGATTGTCGCGCCCGCTGGGTCGGCTAAATACACTGTCGTTTGGCGCTCATGCCTCCAGTGAGCACGATTATACTTCGCTCGGTATCAACGGCGGCATTGCACGCGACTTCAATCGTCGCAATACCACTATTGGACTTTCATTGGCAATTGCTCGCGATGTTTCCAAACCAGTCGGCGGATACCACGAGCCATTTTCAGATATTGACGCCGAAATCGAAGATGATCGCGAGACCAGGCTTGAACGATTCTCGGGCAAGAAACGAAATGTCTATGACGTCATTGTCAGTCTGACTCAGGTAATGGACAGACAGACTTTGCTCGTGCTCAATCTTTCGCTCAATCGAGCAAACGGCTACCTCACCGATCCATACAAGATCATCAGCGTAGTCCAGGCTCCGGACGGTGAAGATCCCGGCGAACCGGCGACGAGCATTTTTGAGAATCGGCCGGACAGTCGCAGCAAAAACGCGGTCTTCGCCGAACTCCGCCGCAACCTGGGTCGAAGCACTGCCGGTCTGCAATATCGATACTTTTGGGATAGCTGGGGTGTCGCGGCTCATTCTATCGACGCAACAATGCGCTTCGACTTCAATAAGCGAGGCGCTATCCATCCGCGCGTTCGCTGGTACCACCAGTCGGAAGCCGATGTCTACCAGCCATTCCTGGTCCAAGGCGTACCGTTGCCCGCTTATGCATCTTCCGATAGCAGACTCGCCGCGTTCGATGCCTATACCTTTGGTATGACATACAGCGTTCCTGTGAAGAATGGCTCTCGTCTAAATCTGACAGCTGAATACTACGCACAACGTGGTGACAGCAGCCCGCCGGAAGCATACGGTTCGTTGCTTACCTTCGACCTGTTCCCCAAGTTGGATGTAATAATGCTCCGAGTGGGATACGAGCGGGACTATTAG
- a CDS encoding DUF4266 domain-containing protein has protein sequence MKIRRVVTRAIVSLMISGLPGGCASVGVEVWERDVLSKPEMQLNHQANNRTIDDHIYFSKEAASGGRGFGGGGCGCN, from the coding sequence ATGAAGATTCGAAGAGTTGTAACCCGTGCGATTGTCAGTCTCATGATTTCCGGTCTTCCCGGAGGTTGCGCCTCCGTGGGAGTAGAAGTATGGGAACGCGACGTTCTTTCCAAACCGGAAATGCAGCTTAATCATCAGGCCAACAATCGCACGATCGACGATCACATATACTTCAGCAAGGAAGCCGCCAGCGGAGGTCGTGGATTCGGTGGCGGTGGTTGCGGGTGCAATTGA